The following proteins are encoded in a genomic region of Glycine soja cultivar W05 chromosome 17, ASM419377v2, whole genome shotgun sequence:
- the LOC114394197 gene encoding probable disease resistance protein At5g66900 isoform X2 produces the protein MSHYLKEKGGPRLVIMGETKQLVTLLTQFQEAMRMVKDIVEKSRSSKTSKRLLRKTLKNMTPLLQEINQYNEHLDPPREEIDTLIKEKDAVEEIVCCYSCSRSIWWTKLFSWLPLYGDKFWNNKNYSLAADDNQVKYIKNTLYKVKEVLERLDIENFQLKLKGVGSPIKCPFGVPENPEFTVALDLPLSKLKMEVIRDGMSTLLLTGLGGSGKTTLATKLCRDEEVKGKFKENILFLTFSQTPKLKSIVERLFDHCGYHVPEFISDEDAIKRLGILLRKIEGSPLLLVLDDVWPGSEALIEKFQFQMSDYKIVVTSRVAFPKFGTPYVLKPLAHEDAMTLFRHHALLEKSSSSIPDEELVQKVVRYCKGLPLAIKVIGRSLSHRPIEMWQKMVEEFSQGHSILDSNIELLTCFQKLLHVLEDNPNIKECFMDLGLFPEDQRIPLPVLIDIWAVLYGYDDDGIEATDMINKLDSMNLVNVLVARKNSSDSDNYYYNNHFVILHDLLRELAIYQNNREPIEKRKRLINDINETGVKQQGMIARLLSKFLRCSVKQTLQQVPARTLSISADETNTSDQSHIQPSQAEVLVLNLQTKKYSFPEYMEKMSELKVLIMTNYGFHPCELENCKLPSSVSNLKRIRLERISVPHVGALKNLEKLSLYMCSNISQIFENGTIPVSDSFPKLSDLNIDYCKDMVELPTGICDITPLKKLSITNCHKLSSLPQNIGKLLNLELLNLSSCTDLEEIPDSIVKLSKLRLLDLSNCISLSILPEDIGDLCNLRNLNMTSCARCELPYSVTNLENLKVVVCDEETAASWEAFEAMLPNLKLEVPRVEVNLNWLHSISS, from the exons ATGAGCCATTATCTCAAAG AGAAAGGAGGTCCTAGGTTGGTTATCATGGGAGAGACCAAACAACTTGTTACCCTTTTGACACAATTTCAAGAGGCAATGAGGATGGTCAAGGATATAGTGGAAAAAAGCAGATCGAGTAAAACGAGCAAACGATTACTAAGGAAAACCCTCAAGAATATGACTCCTCTACTGCAGGAAATCAATCAATACAATGAACACTTGGACCCACCCAGAGAAGAAATCGACACTCTTATCAAAGAAAAAGACGCCGTAGAAGAGATTGTGTGCTGCTATTCCTGCTCCAGGAGCATTTGGTGGACCAAATTATTCTCTTGGCTTCCACTCTACGGGGATAAATTTTGGAATAACAAGAATTATTCCCTTGCTGCAGATGACAACCAAGTTAAGTATATCAAAAACACACTGTACAAGGTGAAAGAGGTTCTTGAGCGTCTAGACATAGAGAATTTTCAGCTGAAACTCAAAGGTGTTGGATCACCAATCAAGTGTCCTTTTGGTGTTCCTGAAAACCCTGAATTCACTGTTGCGTTGGATCTACCGTTGAGCAAGTTGAAGATGGAGGTTATCAGGGACGGTATGTCCACCCTTTTGTTGACTGGTTTGGGTGGATCTGGTAAAACAACTTTGGCTACAAAGCTCTGTAGGGATGAAGAAGTCAAAG GTAAATTcaaggaaaatattttatttttgacctTCTCACAAACGCCTAAGTTGAAAAGTATTGTAGAAAGACTATTTGATCATTGTGGATACCACGTTCCTGAGTTTATAAGTGATGAAGATGCAATTAAACGGTTGGGAATTTTGCTGCGGAAAATTGAGGGAAGTCCACTTTTGTTGGTACTTGATGATGTTTGGCCTGGATCAGAAGCCCTCATTGAGAAATTTCAATTCCAGATGTCTGATTATAAAATTGTGGTGACTTCAAGGGTTGCATTTCCTAAATTTGGAACCCCATATGTTTTAAAACCACTTGCTCATGAAGATGCAATGACCCTATTCCGACACCATGCTCTCTTGGAAAAAAGCAGTTCAAGTATTCCTGACGAAGAACTTGTCCAAAAG GTTGTGAGATATTGCAAGGGTTTACCCCTCGCCATTAAAGTGATTGGTAGATCACTCAGTCATCGGCCTATTGAGATGTGGCAAAAGATGGTGGAGGAATTTTCACAAGGTCATTCTATACTTGATTCCAATATTGAATTACTTACATGCTTCCAAAAACTCTTGCATGTATTGGAAGATAATCCCAACATCAAGGAGTGCTTCATGGACTTAGGGTTGTTTCCTGAAGACCAAAGAATTCCTCTTCCTGTTCTCATTGATATATGGGCAGTGTTATATGGATATGATGATGACGGCATAGAAGCAACGgacatgataaataaattagactCCATGAATCTAGTTAATGTCTTGGTTGCAAG GAAAAATTCAAGTGACTCAGACAATTACTACTACAATAACCACTTTGTCATCCTCCATGATCTTCTAAGAGAGCTTGCAATCTATCAAAACAACCGGGAACcaattgaaaagagaaaaagactgatTAATGACATTAATGAAACCGGGGTGAAGCAACAAGGCATGATAGCCCGGTTATTGTCAAAATTTCTCAGATGCAGTGTTAAACAGACACTCCAACAGGTCCCCGCCCGCACATTGTCTATATCAGCTG ATGAAACGAACACTTCAGACCAGTCCCACATACAACCATCCCAAGCTGAAGTTCTGGTTTTAAATCTTCAAACTAAGAAGTACTCCTTTCCAGAGTACATGGAGAAAATGAGCGAACTAAAAGTTCTTATCATGACAAATTATGGTTTTCATCCCTGTGAACTTGAAAATTGCAAACTACCCAGCTCTGTATCAAACCTGAAAAGAATCAGACTAGAGCGGATTTCTGTTCCCCACGTAGGGGCATTGAAAAATCTTGAAAAGTTATCCCTCTACATGTGTAGTAACATAAGTCAGATTTTTGAAAATGGTACCATCCCAGTTTCAGATTCATTTCCAAAACTATCAGATTTGAACATTGACTATTGCAAGGATATGGTGGAATTACCTACTGGGATCTGTGATATTACCCCACTAAAGAAGCTCAGTATTACTAATTGCCACAAGCTTAGTTCTCTGCCCCAAAACATTGGAAAGTTGTTGAATTTGGAACTCCTGAACCTAAGTTCCTGCACTGATTTGGAAGAGATACCAGATTCTATTGTAAAACTTTCTAAGCTAAGACTTCTTGACCTCTCAAACTGCATAAGCCTTTCAATTTTACCAGAGGACATTGGTGATCTATGCAATCTCAGGAATCTCAATATGACAAGCTGTGCAAGGTGTGAATTGCCGTACTCAGTAACCAATCTTGAGAATTTAAAAGTGGTGGTATGTGATGAAGAGACAGCTGCTTCATGGGAAGCATTTGAAGCTATGCTTCCAAATCTGAAGTTAGAGGTTCCTCGAGTTGAGGTTAACTTAAACTGGCTTCATTCAATTAGCTCTTAA
- the LOC114394197 gene encoding probable disease resistance protein At5g66900 isoform X1, whose product MSHYLKGKQEKGGPRLVIMGETKQLVTLLTQFQEAMRMVKDIVEKSRSSKTSKRLLRKTLKNMTPLLQEINQYNEHLDPPREEIDTLIKEKDAVEEIVCCYSCSRSIWWTKLFSWLPLYGDKFWNNKNYSLAADDNQVKYIKNTLYKVKEVLERLDIENFQLKLKGVGSPIKCPFGVPENPEFTVALDLPLSKLKMEVIRDGMSTLLLTGLGGSGKTTLATKLCRDEEVKGKFKENILFLTFSQTPKLKSIVERLFDHCGYHVPEFISDEDAIKRLGILLRKIEGSPLLLVLDDVWPGSEALIEKFQFQMSDYKIVVTSRVAFPKFGTPYVLKPLAHEDAMTLFRHHALLEKSSSSIPDEELVQKVVRYCKGLPLAIKVIGRSLSHRPIEMWQKMVEEFSQGHSILDSNIELLTCFQKLLHVLEDNPNIKECFMDLGLFPEDQRIPLPVLIDIWAVLYGYDDDGIEATDMINKLDSMNLVNVLVARKNSSDSDNYYYNNHFVILHDLLRELAIYQNNREPIEKRKRLINDINETGVKQQGMIARLLSKFLRCSVKQTLQQVPARTLSISADETNTSDQSHIQPSQAEVLVLNLQTKKYSFPEYMEKMSELKVLIMTNYGFHPCELENCKLPSSVSNLKRIRLERISVPHVGALKNLEKLSLYMCSNISQIFENGTIPVSDSFPKLSDLNIDYCKDMVELPTGICDITPLKKLSITNCHKLSSLPQNIGKLLNLELLNLSSCTDLEEIPDSIVKLSKLRLLDLSNCISLSILPEDIGDLCNLRNLNMTSCARCELPYSVTNLENLKVVVCDEETAASWEAFEAMLPNLKLEVPRVEVNLNWLHSISS is encoded by the exons ATGAGCCATTATCTCAAAGGTAAGCAGG AGAAAGGAGGTCCTAGGTTGGTTATCATGGGAGAGACCAAACAACTTGTTACCCTTTTGACACAATTTCAAGAGGCAATGAGGATGGTCAAGGATATAGTGGAAAAAAGCAGATCGAGTAAAACGAGCAAACGATTACTAAGGAAAACCCTCAAGAATATGACTCCTCTACTGCAGGAAATCAATCAATACAATGAACACTTGGACCCACCCAGAGAAGAAATCGACACTCTTATCAAAGAAAAAGACGCCGTAGAAGAGATTGTGTGCTGCTATTCCTGCTCCAGGAGCATTTGGTGGACCAAATTATTCTCTTGGCTTCCACTCTACGGGGATAAATTTTGGAATAACAAGAATTATTCCCTTGCTGCAGATGACAACCAAGTTAAGTATATCAAAAACACACTGTACAAGGTGAAAGAGGTTCTTGAGCGTCTAGACATAGAGAATTTTCAGCTGAAACTCAAAGGTGTTGGATCACCAATCAAGTGTCCTTTTGGTGTTCCTGAAAACCCTGAATTCACTGTTGCGTTGGATCTACCGTTGAGCAAGTTGAAGATGGAGGTTATCAGGGACGGTATGTCCACCCTTTTGTTGACTGGTTTGGGTGGATCTGGTAAAACAACTTTGGCTACAAAGCTCTGTAGGGATGAAGAAGTCAAAG GTAAATTcaaggaaaatattttatttttgacctTCTCACAAACGCCTAAGTTGAAAAGTATTGTAGAAAGACTATTTGATCATTGTGGATACCACGTTCCTGAGTTTATAAGTGATGAAGATGCAATTAAACGGTTGGGAATTTTGCTGCGGAAAATTGAGGGAAGTCCACTTTTGTTGGTACTTGATGATGTTTGGCCTGGATCAGAAGCCCTCATTGAGAAATTTCAATTCCAGATGTCTGATTATAAAATTGTGGTGACTTCAAGGGTTGCATTTCCTAAATTTGGAACCCCATATGTTTTAAAACCACTTGCTCATGAAGATGCAATGACCCTATTCCGACACCATGCTCTCTTGGAAAAAAGCAGTTCAAGTATTCCTGACGAAGAACTTGTCCAAAAG GTTGTGAGATATTGCAAGGGTTTACCCCTCGCCATTAAAGTGATTGGTAGATCACTCAGTCATCGGCCTATTGAGATGTGGCAAAAGATGGTGGAGGAATTTTCACAAGGTCATTCTATACTTGATTCCAATATTGAATTACTTACATGCTTCCAAAAACTCTTGCATGTATTGGAAGATAATCCCAACATCAAGGAGTGCTTCATGGACTTAGGGTTGTTTCCTGAAGACCAAAGAATTCCTCTTCCTGTTCTCATTGATATATGGGCAGTGTTATATGGATATGATGATGACGGCATAGAAGCAACGgacatgataaataaattagactCCATGAATCTAGTTAATGTCTTGGTTGCAAG GAAAAATTCAAGTGACTCAGACAATTACTACTACAATAACCACTTTGTCATCCTCCATGATCTTCTAAGAGAGCTTGCAATCTATCAAAACAACCGGGAACcaattgaaaagagaaaaagactgatTAATGACATTAATGAAACCGGGGTGAAGCAACAAGGCATGATAGCCCGGTTATTGTCAAAATTTCTCAGATGCAGTGTTAAACAGACACTCCAACAGGTCCCCGCCCGCACATTGTCTATATCAGCTG ATGAAACGAACACTTCAGACCAGTCCCACATACAACCATCCCAAGCTGAAGTTCTGGTTTTAAATCTTCAAACTAAGAAGTACTCCTTTCCAGAGTACATGGAGAAAATGAGCGAACTAAAAGTTCTTATCATGACAAATTATGGTTTTCATCCCTGTGAACTTGAAAATTGCAAACTACCCAGCTCTGTATCAAACCTGAAAAGAATCAGACTAGAGCGGATTTCTGTTCCCCACGTAGGGGCATTGAAAAATCTTGAAAAGTTATCCCTCTACATGTGTAGTAACATAAGTCAGATTTTTGAAAATGGTACCATCCCAGTTTCAGATTCATTTCCAAAACTATCAGATTTGAACATTGACTATTGCAAGGATATGGTGGAATTACCTACTGGGATCTGTGATATTACCCCACTAAAGAAGCTCAGTATTACTAATTGCCACAAGCTTAGTTCTCTGCCCCAAAACATTGGAAAGTTGTTGAATTTGGAACTCCTGAACCTAAGTTCCTGCACTGATTTGGAAGAGATACCAGATTCTATTGTAAAACTTTCTAAGCTAAGACTTCTTGACCTCTCAAACTGCATAAGCCTTTCAATTTTACCAGAGGACATTGGTGATCTATGCAATCTCAGGAATCTCAATATGACAAGCTGTGCAAGGTGTGAATTGCCGTACTCAGTAACCAATCTTGAGAATTTAAAAGTGGTGGTATGTGATGAAGAGACAGCTGCTTCATGGGAAGCATTTGAAGCTATGCTTCCAAATCTGAAGTTAGAGGTTCCTCGAGTTGAGGTTAACTTAAACTGGCTTCATTCAATTAGCTCTTAA
- the LOC114394197 gene encoding probable disease resistance protein At5g66900 isoform X3: protein MGETKQLVTLLTQFQEAMRMVKDIVEKSRSSKTSKRLLRKTLKNMTPLLQEINQYNEHLDPPREEIDTLIKEKDAVEEIVCCYSCSRSIWWTKLFSWLPLYGDKFWNNKNYSLAADDNQVKYIKNTLYKVKEVLERLDIENFQLKLKGVGSPIKCPFGVPENPEFTVALDLPLSKLKMEVIRDGMSTLLLTGLGGSGKTTLATKLCRDEEVKGKFKENILFLTFSQTPKLKSIVERLFDHCGYHVPEFISDEDAIKRLGILLRKIEGSPLLLVLDDVWPGSEALIEKFQFQMSDYKIVVTSRVAFPKFGTPYVLKPLAHEDAMTLFRHHALLEKSSSSIPDEELVQKVVRYCKGLPLAIKVIGRSLSHRPIEMWQKMVEEFSQGHSILDSNIELLTCFQKLLHVLEDNPNIKECFMDLGLFPEDQRIPLPVLIDIWAVLYGYDDDGIEATDMINKLDSMNLVNVLVARKNSSDSDNYYYNNHFVILHDLLRELAIYQNNREPIEKRKRLINDINETGVKQQGMIARLLSKFLRCSVKQTLQQVPARTLSISADETNTSDQSHIQPSQAEVLVLNLQTKKYSFPEYMEKMSELKVLIMTNYGFHPCELENCKLPSSVSNLKRIRLERISVPHVGALKNLEKLSLYMCSNISQIFENGTIPVSDSFPKLSDLNIDYCKDMVELPTGICDITPLKKLSITNCHKLSSLPQNIGKLLNLELLNLSSCTDLEEIPDSIVKLSKLRLLDLSNCISLSILPEDIGDLCNLRNLNMTSCARCELPYSVTNLENLKVVVCDEETAASWEAFEAMLPNLKLEVPRVEVNLNWLHSISS, encoded by the exons ATGGGAGAGACCAAACAACTTGTTACCCTTTTGACACAATTTCAAGAGGCAATGAGGATGGTCAAGGATATAGTGGAAAAAAGCAGATCGAGTAAAACGAGCAAACGATTACTAAGGAAAACCCTCAAGAATATGACTCCTCTACTGCAGGAAATCAATCAATACAATGAACACTTGGACCCACCCAGAGAAGAAATCGACACTCTTATCAAAGAAAAAGACGCCGTAGAAGAGATTGTGTGCTGCTATTCCTGCTCCAGGAGCATTTGGTGGACCAAATTATTCTCTTGGCTTCCACTCTACGGGGATAAATTTTGGAATAACAAGAATTATTCCCTTGCTGCAGATGACAACCAAGTTAAGTATATCAAAAACACACTGTACAAGGTGAAAGAGGTTCTTGAGCGTCTAGACATAGAGAATTTTCAGCTGAAACTCAAAGGTGTTGGATCACCAATCAAGTGTCCTTTTGGTGTTCCTGAAAACCCTGAATTCACTGTTGCGTTGGATCTACCGTTGAGCAAGTTGAAGATGGAGGTTATCAGGGACGGTATGTCCACCCTTTTGTTGACTGGTTTGGGTGGATCTGGTAAAACAACTTTGGCTACAAAGCTCTGTAGGGATGAAGAAGTCAAAG GTAAATTcaaggaaaatattttatttttgacctTCTCACAAACGCCTAAGTTGAAAAGTATTGTAGAAAGACTATTTGATCATTGTGGATACCACGTTCCTGAGTTTATAAGTGATGAAGATGCAATTAAACGGTTGGGAATTTTGCTGCGGAAAATTGAGGGAAGTCCACTTTTGTTGGTACTTGATGATGTTTGGCCTGGATCAGAAGCCCTCATTGAGAAATTTCAATTCCAGATGTCTGATTATAAAATTGTGGTGACTTCAAGGGTTGCATTTCCTAAATTTGGAACCCCATATGTTTTAAAACCACTTGCTCATGAAGATGCAATGACCCTATTCCGACACCATGCTCTCTTGGAAAAAAGCAGTTCAAGTATTCCTGACGAAGAACTTGTCCAAAAG GTTGTGAGATATTGCAAGGGTTTACCCCTCGCCATTAAAGTGATTGGTAGATCACTCAGTCATCGGCCTATTGAGATGTGGCAAAAGATGGTGGAGGAATTTTCACAAGGTCATTCTATACTTGATTCCAATATTGAATTACTTACATGCTTCCAAAAACTCTTGCATGTATTGGAAGATAATCCCAACATCAAGGAGTGCTTCATGGACTTAGGGTTGTTTCCTGAAGACCAAAGAATTCCTCTTCCTGTTCTCATTGATATATGGGCAGTGTTATATGGATATGATGATGACGGCATAGAAGCAACGgacatgataaataaattagactCCATGAATCTAGTTAATGTCTTGGTTGCAAG GAAAAATTCAAGTGACTCAGACAATTACTACTACAATAACCACTTTGTCATCCTCCATGATCTTCTAAGAGAGCTTGCAATCTATCAAAACAACCGGGAACcaattgaaaagagaaaaagactgatTAATGACATTAATGAAACCGGGGTGAAGCAACAAGGCATGATAGCCCGGTTATTGTCAAAATTTCTCAGATGCAGTGTTAAACAGACACTCCAACAGGTCCCCGCCCGCACATTGTCTATATCAGCTG ATGAAACGAACACTTCAGACCAGTCCCACATACAACCATCCCAAGCTGAAGTTCTGGTTTTAAATCTTCAAACTAAGAAGTACTCCTTTCCAGAGTACATGGAGAAAATGAGCGAACTAAAAGTTCTTATCATGACAAATTATGGTTTTCATCCCTGTGAACTTGAAAATTGCAAACTACCCAGCTCTGTATCAAACCTGAAAAGAATCAGACTAGAGCGGATTTCTGTTCCCCACGTAGGGGCATTGAAAAATCTTGAAAAGTTATCCCTCTACATGTGTAGTAACATAAGTCAGATTTTTGAAAATGGTACCATCCCAGTTTCAGATTCATTTCCAAAACTATCAGATTTGAACATTGACTATTGCAAGGATATGGTGGAATTACCTACTGGGATCTGTGATATTACCCCACTAAAGAAGCTCAGTATTACTAATTGCCACAAGCTTAGTTCTCTGCCCCAAAACATTGGAAAGTTGTTGAATTTGGAACTCCTGAACCTAAGTTCCTGCACTGATTTGGAAGAGATACCAGATTCTATTGTAAAACTTTCTAAGCTAAGACTTCTTGACCTCTCAAACTGCATAAGCCTTTCAATTTTACCAGAGGACATTGGTGATCTATGCAATCTCAGGAATCTCAATATGACAAGCTGTGCAAGGTGTGAATTGCCGTACTCAGTAACCAATCTTGAGAATTTAAAAGTGGTGGTATGTGATGAAGAGACAGCTGCTTCATGGGAAGCATTTGAAGCTATGCTTCCAAATCTGAAGTTAGAGGTTCCTCGAGTTGAGGTTAACTTAAACTGGCTTCATTCAATTAGCTCTTAA